The Neomonachus schauinslandi chromosome 14, ASM220157v2, whole genome shotgun sequence genomic interval GCTGACTGCTTCAGAGCCAGGCTCCCGCTTGTACTCGGAACACGTCAAGTCAGACCCAGCGAGCGAGGAGAGCATCTCCCTGAGAACCTCCCCCTCACGTAGCCTCACTTCCAGTCACCAGGCCCCATGAGTGCTAACTCCTCCACAGTGCCAGAAACCAATCCCTTCTCCCCGTTTCTTCTGCCATCAGCCGCCATAGGGCAGGTACAAACATTTGTTAAACTAAACTTTCACAGCTACAGCCTGTAGCTGTAGCATCTGTAGCTgctctggcgggggggggggggagctcacTGTTTACTAGCTACTGGGGTAGGACAGGCATTACAATTTGACAGGAATATTTGACATTGCTCTAATGTCATTCTGCCCAGGAGCTCATGCCCTTTCTTAAAACATGATCCTCTCTCCAAAGAGATCTGACCGACCACATACTGAGTGCTCTCTTCCTTATTCTAACTGCCTCAACAGGACACCTGCGGCACGTAAGCAAGGCGGGAAAGACCACCACGCAGACTGCCATCCACATGGCGGAGGCTGAGCTCCAGCCTCTCAACAGGACTACTCTGGACCTTTCCAATTCTTCTAGAAATCTGTACCAATCACCGTGCACTGGCACAAAGAGCGCCCGCCTCAGTGTGCCCTCTCCTTGGGCAGCTGCGGAGGCACTGTGGGCTACTCACCACTTCATCCCCGAAGTCCCCATTGAAACGGAGGGAGCTGGTCAGGTACTGGCTCTCCAGGCGACTCTTCAGCTCCTGAACCTGTTTCTTCAGGGTCTCCACTTCCTGCTGGTGGCCTGACTCGATCTGACGCAGGCGCTGCTGGATAGTGTCCGTGTACACAGGCATGCCATCGTCGTCCAGGTGGCTGCGGGAAGGCTGCTCGGGGCTGCCCGCTGTAGATGGCCTCCCCGAGTGGCTGTGCAGCCACTTGTGGTGCAAGTTCCTCGAGTGTAAGTGGGCAGAGCCGCAGCTCGTAGTGGACAGCTGGCGGCTCAGTGAGTCCTTGCTCCTACCAACCTCCCCATTGGTGCAGTGCCcgttgggggtggggtgcttcTGGAGGGTGCTAAGCCCTGGGGGCTGCTCTAAAGCCTTATTTTCGGTCTCTGGGGCACCATTGCACACCAGCCCCTCTTTACATTCGGCTAAAGGCAAGGCACAAGGAGAATGCGCTGGGCTGTGGGTGCTGCCAGGGGAAGTCCTATGGACCACAGATCCCACCTGGGGCCTCTCAGCTAGGCTCTTCTCTGAAGGCCGCGGCTCCATGGTTTGAGGAAGCATGTCCTTGCCACTGAACCAGCCACTGCTCACCAGGCAAGGTCTATGATGGCCTTCGGGCCCACTTTCTGACTTGACTTGATCTTCTATTAACATGTCCATTGAACTGTCTGTCTCTGGTCCTCTGGCCTCAAATGGGACTTGGGAGGGCAGCAGAGAACTTGACTGTGAGGTACCATAGCCAACTTTTGCATCTACTGGGATTGGAAGAAACGCTTCCTCCCTATCTTCTGTAATAGCTCCTATTTGGGGCTGTTCCACAGGGACCTCCTGGGCATCCTCTCCCCTGGGGGACTCCTGGAGAAAATGGGGGAGAACACTGTGCCCACCCTGCTGCTCAGGAATACCCCGTGAGAACACGGAGAGGCTAGTGCCTGGATGGTTCGCCAGAGCAGCATCACCCAGTTCTAGTTCTTGAGGAAAGATCATGGCCGAGCCCTCAGGGGTCTTCACCCTGATCTCCTTTTCTAAAAGAGCCTCCTCTTTGACCTCCTGCATCTCAATGCTCCCCCTATGGGCAGGCTCCTCTATCCCACTCTCCTCTTTGGTGGCCTCTTGCAAAAtgttctccatctgcccctcggCCACTCCAGCTGCAACAGACAGCTCAGCGCCGCCCAGCACTTTGGTTGGCTTCCCCAGGCTGTCAGGATCGAGAGGCTCCTCCCCAGGACCAGCCAGGCTGCTCAGTTCCAGTGAGCGCCTGTGCTCCTGCCACTTCTCATTCAGACTTGGGTCACTGCTGCGCCGACTGGCTAGAGGCACTGTGTTGTCGCAAGCTGTAGTCAGATTGTCAAATGATCTAGTCTTTGGTAGCCTAAACAAAAGGAGTTCGAGGGAAATGAGAATCTGAGGCTGTTCAGAGGAAAGCAGGAGACAATCAGTTTTAACAGGCAGTTGTTTCATAATTGGGTCCACTGTAGCTACTCAAAGAGCCTTGGCATCTTTTAAAGTGAGGCTCAGACGGACAGAAAGGCAAAAAGCTCCAGGATGGGCCCTTCTAGTCGGCAAAGTTCCTCTCAACCTACCCAACTCGCCCTGCCCCACCCTGTGTCCatatatacaaagaaacaaacagtaaATGCTATGTTTAAAAAACGTTCGTGACACTGCTCTGTTTCTCCACTAGTGGCAAAGGCAAGTAGCACTGCTGATTTTCTGctattacaatattttaaattaatgtatttagCAGTCTGAATTTAATAAAGTTAATTCTCCAGTGGCAAAGCCGAACTTTCTATATCATCTGACAGCATTTGCCTTTCAACcccaaaaagacaaatgatagcAGAAAGGCAGGAGCACAGAGCAGTGGCTGGAACTCAAGCCAGAGGGTCACAAGGAACCCAGAGGTTTGCTCCATCACTGAGAAACCGCTCGGCGCATGCAGCAGAACAATATAGTGTAGGGCCCAACGCCCTTCAGGAAATGAGGCTCTTACGGCCTCGAAGCCTGAAACCCTTATACCTCCCCTGAGAAAACCTCAGAGATCTAAGCGAGACTTGTGGAGCTGGACAACGTCATGATCTCTAACCCATTGTCATGATCTCTAACCATGCCTGGATGTGCCCCAACACAGAAGTACACCCATGCAGGACGTGAGGCCTGGGCTCACCGGCTCAGGGGCGGCTCATCAGGGCTGGTGCCAGGGGCTGGATACGGTGCACAGCCATCATCCACGGGGGTGGATGGGGATGGGCAGGGCAGGTACACTGCACTCCACAGCATCAGGTTACGCACGTGACACACAGGGTATAGCACCTGAGAGAGCAGTGGGGATACAGGTTTAAACAAGTCCCAACAGGAAATGAGGGTCAAGAACAGTCACCAAGCTGGAACACCCAACAGGTCTGCACTCGTGGGCATGAAAatctaaaggatttttttttaaatctatttctcaTTAATTACTTCTTAGGTCCCCTTTATTGAATGACTGACTTTCATATCCGCTTAATTTGTTGCCTTTACTTCATACGAAGGTGAGTCATTCCACTAGATGGTGATTGTGTTTCCTGGTACAAAAACGTGGCTTCAGAAGACACTGTCAAACCTGCTTTATAGGATCATTTAAATTAATCatgtgaaaagaaggaaattttcttCCTGTATTATGACTTCCCCAGCAGTgaagcaaagagagaagcagtTAGTGTAGATCTTTCCTCTGACTACTTAAATGTAGTGAGAAGCATATTAATAGTCCAGTGAAGCAATATAACCTCTGATCAACTTCCTTTTGACTTCTTTAGAATTTGACATGCATTCTGACAAAAGGAACGTTACCATGTATCAACACAGATGTGCGTGCCTCCTTTCCTCTGCTTAACAGCAGGTGTCCCTTTGAAGAAAAAAGTCTTAAAGGGCCTGCCAGTTCTCCACGGGGGCAGACAATCACCCCGACACACAAGCTAACACCACACACACTCTTCTGCTCTCGGAGACAGGAGCTGCAGTGCATATCATCACCTGAGGACACTGGAAGGGTGCCGGGGGCTTGCAGGGGCACCCAGGGGACGACTTAGGTTCCCCCTCCACTTGTTAGAACATGCCAAGATTCGTGTCTGGAGTGCAAAATAGAGATGTGTATTAAATCAAACCACCCTGAGCAAGAAGTGGTTAGAAGCAGATCAGAGCAGCACTAGGAAACAAGCCTTCCTTGGGACAGATGGAAAAAAAGGGAACCCACCCACCCAGAGACAACAGAGATGCCTTTGAGAAAACAGTCACTACCGAAAACGGCGCCCATAGGTCTCCAGCCCCAAATTCCTTCTGCTGGTCGGAGAGGAGAGGCTGAAGGATACATACGGCTTCTGACTGAGATGAGTACAGGAGGTTTTTGAACGCCTTGTTGCCTGCCCGAAGCAGCGACCACACAGAACACGTCCGTTCCTGAGTGTGCTTGTCCCCTCTCTCCTTAGCGTTGTTGCACAGGAATGTTCCAAACAGGCAGGAATAGGTATGTTGCACCAGTTTCACCTGTGGGAGTCCAAAAGCCAGCCATAGCGTGTATGTTCTCCAGGGGAAGGGTAGCCCCGCTGAGCCCCACTTCCCCAACATCCCTGAGAGCACCTCAGGATTCACACTCCATAAGGATGAGGGAACCAAGTAAGCCACGGAAGAGCTGCCTCCTCACAACACCAACCCCAGAGCGCCAACCCCAACCACTAGCATTCCTGAGTCAAAAGAGCAAAGACAGATAGATCACTGGCACCCCATTTCTCTTGGCCTCCTTGGCAACCAGTCTGGCAAGTCCTAAGTTAACAGCCACACTCCAGAGTGACAGATCATTATCACCCGGGTACAAGAGCAGGTCAGTGTACAATGCAAGTCTGAACTGAGAGCACACTCCTAATAACTTTTCACTCAACAAATCCTTCCTGAGCATCTGACATACCCCAGACATTTCTATGGGTCCTGAAGAGGCAACAACTCTCAGACAACTCTCCTGCCCTGATGGAGCTGGCTCtagctgtgggggaggggtggccacTGCTGTGGACCACAATAAGGCAGGGTGAGCGGGACAGGGCACGAGCAGGACAGCAGGAGAAAGAAGTGAGAGAGCAAGTTAAGAAGATATCTGAGGGGGAAATGCTCCAGGCAGAGGCACCAGCCAGCACAGTGGTCTTGAGGTGAGCGTGTGCTTGCGATTTCCAAGAAACAGAAGGAGGCCAGTGTAACTGAAGGACATTGCACAAAGAGAGCAATGGTAGAAAATGAATCTAGACAGGTAACCTCTAAGACAGCTCTGCAGGCCATTTTAAGGACTGACTTTTACTCTGTCTGAAATGGAAAGTCATTGGAGGTTCTTAAGAAGGGGAATGATACGGTCTCAATCATGTTTTAGAAGGAtccctctaggggcgcctgggtggctcagtgggttaagcggctggctcttgattttggctcaggtcatggtctcaggtggtgagatcaagccccacattaggctctgtgctcagcagggagtctgcttgtctgcttgagattctctccctctctctccccctaccccctgcttgtgtgctctctctaaaataaatgaatggataaatctttttaaaaaaatgatccctCTAGTTGCTGGGTTGACTCTTGGGGCAGGAGATGGTGCTACCTTGGACCAGTGTGGGAACAGTGGAGACAGCAGGAAGTAATCAGGTTTTAGATAGATTTTGGAAGCAAAGCTGCAGAATCTGCTGACAGACTGAACGTGGAGTGTGAAAGGGGGAGGATGAGAGTTGGGCAGGCCATATAAGTTTCTgccctaaataaatggaaggattgAGTTGCCACCTGGTGAGGCTGACAACTTCTGGAAGAtcatattttggggtggggagatgtAGAAATCAAGAACCAAGTTTTGAACAAGTGTGAAATACCATTAGGACATCCACGTGGAGATACTGAGCAGTCACAGTTGGGTATGTGAGTCTGGAGTTAAGTGGAGAGATCTGAGCTGAAGACGGAAATACAAATGTGAGAATCATGGATAGCAATCAGAGCCATCGGACTAGATGAAATCCCCAGAGAGGCAGTAAGATACAGAAGCACATTGGAGGCTGAGTCCTGGAGCATTCCAACACTCAGCACTGGGAAGGTATTAAGCAGCAGCACAGGAGATAAAAAAGACCAGCTagtgaggcagagaaggaaggcagaatTTGTGCTGGTAGTCAAATGAAGAAAGGATTTCAAGAAAGGTGTGATGAAACAGTGCCAAAGAGTAAAATGAAGACAGTCAAAGATACAAAcctccagctataaaataagtaagtcctggggatgtaatgtacaggatggtgaatatagttaataatactctattgcagggcacctgggtggctcagttggttaagtgactgccttcggctcaggtcatgatcctggagtcccgagattgagtcccacatcgggctccctgctcagcagggggtctgcttccccctctgccctcttccctctcgtgctctctgtctctcattctctctctctcaaataaataaataaaatctttaaaaaaaaaaaaaataatactctattgcatatctgaaagttgctaaaagagtaggtcttaaaagttctcacaagaaaaaaaaatttgtgtggcAATGGATGTTAATTACTTattgtgattatttcacaatatacacaaacagtagaattattatgttgtatacctgaaactaatgttatattgtcaattatacctcaattaaaaaaaaaactttttggggtgcctgggtggctcagtcgttaagcgtctgcctttggctcaggccatgatcccagtgtcctgggatcgggccccgcatcgggctccctgctcagtgggaagcctgcttctccctctcccgctccccgtttgtgttccctctctcactgtgtctctctgtcaaataaataaaatcttaaaaaaataaataaaataaaaaactaagttTAAAACAACTCAAAGACTTTATGCAAACCTAACACACCTACATTCACTGAATAAACACactttttagtgtttttaattaaaactggGACAAAGCATGGCTCCTtattaaattctaaaaagaaTCCATAGTTTCACATGAAAACTAGCCCACTAACATTTGCATTAATACCCCCACAATTTTAGAAGGTCCCCAAAATGAAGAATTACAAGCCCAAACTCACAAGGAATGCTTCATTGAACTCAAAAGAGCAAGGAAATTGCCTCTGAAGCTGATGAACACAGTCAAGCCACTGCAGAAACACTGGGCAGCGCTCGTTCAGATCATCGGAGTTCTCCCCATGACCACACCGGTCGGCAAACTTGTGGCCAAAATCCAGCCACTCCATCTCCACGAGGACCTGGAAACCCTGCAGGGAAACACCCAGGAGAGACCATTCGTACTTGGAGACTATGACAGCTCTGAGCCTGTCAGGACTAACAGCAATAATCCTTTTTAGCAAACTCCCAGTAAGCCCAACAGGAGGCCCTGACCCAGCCCCACAGCCAAGGGCTCCATGGAATGGAGCTTAGGGCAATTTCCCACTTCCCTCAACTCCATTCCATAATCATCAAAAGGGTACTAAGCATTTATCTAAGCCTTTCCTGAATCCATACTTTCATTCACTATACAGTATAAAAGCcacattttttctaaatttctttatttttaattattttatttttattttatttctgtatttcgtGTTATACTTACAAAGTCTTATTTCTAATAGCTTTCCCTACCCCCAGATTTACGTATTTTAGGGCATCTTTATGGCTTTTCTTACATCTTTAACCCAACATGTGGTTCTTTCAGAGTAGAGCTCTTTCTCCACAGAACACTGTAGTGATATCCCAACCCATTATCATAATGAGCATGCCAAGATCCTTCTATAGTAGCCCCATTTTCCTGGGGTAGCCAAAACTTTTCCAAGTAGATAGACTGCAAAGGAAAACATGTCTGTATTTCTCAATACCTTGTTATACACACTCTGTTCCATTTTAAAAGGCACAGGAACTATGGGAGGCAACACCACAATTTAGCTCAAGGTAAAGGAGCAAgggttttaaaacaaatttcactTTCCTTAGGCCTAACCACCAAGACCAAAACTGATCATAAAACCCTCCAGGGTTTCTCCCACTCATACTGACGTACCAAATCCTATTCTTTGGATCCACCCACCTCTATGGTTCGGTAATACGGATCCAGCAAGAGCTTAGCCAATGCCACAATCTGGGGAGTGCGATCCCAGCCATCTGAGCAGTGTGCTAATACCGGCCGCTGGTCACGATCCACGGCGTGCACTACCAGAAGTGCCGACTTCAGAAGCACAGACAGGTGATGGAGCCATTTTGTGCTTTCAAGAGCTGACAGCCAACTACAAAAACAGAAGGGGATAAGGAAATGCTGATTTTTATGATTTACTGCATCATGCCAAATACCCGtgaaattaaaaagcaagtcCCAAAGATCTTTCCCTCCAAATAAAACactgccaaaacaaacaaatctctGTCTTTATAAAGCATGTACAAAGATGAGGCTTTCAGCCCTATTATGCAATAGAAGACAGCTTTAGAAATAGGACAGTAATTAATAGAATTTTTGTTCCAAAAATCTTATGGCTAGTTTCTGAGAATATCTAGTATTTTTCAGTCCATGGTAGTTATATATCCAGTATAAGCAGTTCTTTCTGGAGTCTTCTGAAGGAAATGAAGCCACTTACAACATTGTAAAACAGAAGGTACTTATATTTAATGATCAGCAACGACGCCCTacaagttctaaaaaaaaaaaaaaaaaaaaaaagtatagaaaactCACACAAACATGCCTATAAGGAGATGTAAGCCAGATGCCACAATCAAGAACAGTGCAGACAACAGCACCTGCTCCGCACACCCTAACACCTACCACTAAAGTCTTAAATTTCTATGGACTAAAACTGAGCCCAAGCTAATGCCTGAAGACTCATATAAATTAGTATACCAATCGCTACATGGTGTTATTGGACTTAACATAGACTGGATTCAGCAGGGATCCAGAAGAACCTTTTTTCGAAAAGACCTTTAGGAAGTATCAGATCCCAAGAATTACCCCTTGAAGTAATCACAAGCTGATCATGCtgggtttaattttttatttatttatttatttttttaagattttatttatttcacagagagagacagcgagagcaggaacacaagcagggggagtgggagagggagaagcaggcttcctgctgagcagggagcccgatgtgggactcgatcccaggaccccgggatcatgacctgagccgaaggcagacgcttaacgactgagccacccaggcgccctttgctgggttttttttaaaagatttttatttatttatttgacagagagagtgagagagggaacacaagcaggggcagtgggagagggagaagcaggcttcccgctgagcagggagcccaatgggggactcgatcccaggaccctgggatcatgacctgagccgaaggcagacacttaacgactgagccacccaggcgccctaatcatgcttgtttttttactgtgttattttgtttcttgtgccCTGTCATGGATTCCACTCCCTACATGCCCACCCCCAAAAGCTCTGATTTCTCCAAAATGTGATCGGATTTGTGGTTCCACAGCCTCAAGCAAGTGTTGAGAGGCTTGATTATAGCTGATATCATCACTACCAGGGCTTCCTTTGACTCACAAGGAAGGCTTCAGTACTGCCTTATGATTTGCTGCCAAATAGAGGCAAAGCATTAcctttttccttaataaaatccCAGACATTCATGTGGACCAGGTGAGGGTCAATTACATCTTTCTGACTCTGGATTTAAAAAAGagctttttggggcgcctgggtggctcagtcgttaagcgtctgccttcggctcaggtcatgatcccagggtcctgggatcgagccccgcatcaggctccctgttccgcgggaagcctgcttctccctttcccactccgcctgcttgtgttccctctctcgctgtgtctctgtcaaataaataaataaaatctttaaaaaaaaaaagagcttttttaagaaagaattttaatatatggAAGATATTTGTGATCAGGTAGTACTGATTCTATCCCTTTCATCattttataaataggaaaacTGATATCCATAGTAATTAAGCCccttggccaaagtcacacaatTAGTAGCAGATCTTCTGAGACCTTAGCCAGGCTCCTTCTACGCCCCACCTTTGTGGAAGAGAGCACTACTGGCTGGTTTCTGTAAATGCGTAGCAGATACGATTTGCTAATCCCCAAAGCAGAGCAGCAAGCTCATTCTTTGGTCAGGCCTTTTCCCCAAAGACAACTGCTTCACTCTCTGGGCTGATTCCAACTGTGATGAATCTAATCACTTACTACCAGGAGTTAGTACAAGTGATTCAGGCAGCCATCTGATTGAATAAATCAGGGAATTCTTCAAAACTTGATGTGATCAGAGCTACTGAATAGAACCCAGGGAAAAAGCTATGGGCTCCAGTACAAacaccagaaaagagaaaaattctgtCTTCTCTGGCACCATTTCTGGCTTCCCGAAAGAGTAAAACAGGGGCTCTTAAATATTTATCTGTCCATATTTGTTTTACAGACCATTCCTGCTAATTTATCTTGTATACAACCAGTTCCCTTAGGGGGAAGGAGTGTTACTTCACCTATCTCACTACAAATGCCAgccattcatttttaataagcaataaaaatatgGTAATGTTCTTAATAAATAAGAGGGGGTAGTTTAGGAATCAGAAGCAAATGTAAAAGGAATTCACTGAATGGCAAGTTTAAAGAAAGTTTAACCCTTTTTTACAACATGATGAAtaaattttgactttcaagtaaAACGTCCCACCCAGTTCACAGCAGATAAGTGTCACCTACAGGACGTCAAaaaccaaagaattaaaaatgagcCAAAAACAATGTAGAAGAGAAGAGGTCCCAGGAAAAACAAGAAGGTAGGGCTTCTGAGGACTGAGATCTGTTTTGTGCTCCCCATCTTTAAACCTTTCAAAGGGCTAGATTTTTCTCCCAACATCTCCTTTGTGCTACTGTGCTCCTAACACAGAAAGGAGAAGGCCCACAGGGACTAAAAGTAAAACTGAAGTGTaccaagaaacagaagaaaagacacctccaaactcatttaaaaagcggggggggggggggggggggggggggctggggggggagcaATGCAAAATGAAAGCTAAGGCCAAGGTCTTACTTTCCCGGATCTGGCATCTGTGTGCACAGCAACCGCAGAGACTGAAAACTCCTCCGAATTGAATGAATATTTGCCATCCCCATAAACACGACTTCACAGTTTGGGTAATACTCTGCAGAGAATAacaataaagagaacaaaaatatgttgaatttaaaGCCCACATGGccaaatttaaaagcagcaaacaGGCTATAAAGCAAATCCATTATAGTTGCTGACTAACGAAATTGCAATGTTTGGATGCCTATTAGTCTAGTCCTTTTACGAAAGGAAAAACAGTGCTTGAATTTTAGCTGTTTTTGCGAAAAGGAAAGTTAGATTTGTGAAGATAGGGACATAAAACAGaagctcttcttttttaagaaaaagatctaAAGCCTTCCATCTCACCCAGGTTGACTTCTTGGGCCACATCTAACTTTCAGCTCTGGAATCTCTTTGAAAAGAACCTGGCAGAACAATGCATTTTATGCATTCACATTTCACCTTCATACAACTGCTTTTAACTTCCAGTTGAGATCACATCCGAATAAAGAGCTTGGAGTCTCTACCTGCTCTATCAGCACACAGCTGGCACCGAAGGAGTCCCTCCTTGGAGAAAGTCAGCAATCAAATAGTGGGGGTGCTACAGGTCAGGACAGAGGTGCCTTGCTAGAGTTCTGTatttactgcttcaatttccacCCCAGGTTTTCTAAGTACAAGCCATGTGGGAAGTTTTCTGTGAGGTCAGTGATGAGTAAACCCACTGTCAAAGGCAACAAAATCTTTTAGAAGGCTGAGAAATTGAGCCACTAAAGAAGCAGCTTCCAAACATGAACAGGCCTTATTACGGAGAGGATTTACTTTCTTTATGACCTAAAGGTTAGGAAGGAAGATTATTTGGTTTCACTGCACCTCCTCCTCCATTTCTTCCCTGAAAAGAAACTAGTGTTAAGAATCCAAACAGCTCTGGCTCTCTCAAGATAGGCTGAGGAACATGGTTTGCCATTCATTTCAAATTGAGAACTAAGACCCAGTTGGACATGGCTGGACTCACAAGAACAATGTTAGTGGACAAAGCACCTTATACCTCACCTGGGCATTCACAGCCTCCTCCTTTGGCTCGGTTTGCCACAGCTGCTGCATAGGAACGTGCAtccaagatcaaaagcttctgcggTTGGATGGCTAAACTGTCTGCTCCTGAAGCATTTGACAGAGAAGAATCTAGGAACATCAGGAGTGGGGATGAAAAACTAAATGAACCCATCTCTCCCAGAATTGTGCAAAATAAGAACCCAAAACACCTATTGCAAtaccaagaaacaaacaaacaaaaacctcaattAAGTGAAACCCACCTAACAGAACCCTTGATACATAGGACTTCTCTCTTTATCTTCTGTTTTGCCTACAATCTCCTTTATCTCATGTCTACATGTATAGTCTTTTAATGAAGTCTGGTGTCTCCTGCCATGGTCTGGAGAAATTCCAGGTCCCCTATCATATATATACCCCATTCTTGTCACAATGACTAGAAAGACAACCAACAACACTAGCCCTCTTAAGCCAAGTCTGAAACAGTCTTCTGGTTCTTTGTCAAGACCTATGACTCCTCAAATAATCCCATCAACTAAAgcttcaccctctctctcctATGGAACAAATCATAGGTCTTACAAGGAAAAGGCCATTCAAGAAAAAG includes:
- the MTMR3 gene encoding myotubularin-related protein 3 isoform X2, yielding MDEETRHSLECIQANQIFPRKQLIREDENLQVPFLELHGESTEYVGRAEDAIIALSNYRLHIKFKESLVNVPLQLIESVECRDIFQLHLTCKDCKVIRCQFSTFEQCQEWLKRLNNAIRPPVKIEDLFSFAYHAWCMEVYASEKEQHGDLCRPGEHVTSRFKNEVERMGFDMNNAWRISNINEKYKLCGSYPQELIVPAWITDKELESVASFRSWKRIPAVVYRHQSNGAVIARCGQPEVSWWGWRNADDEHLVQSVAKACASDSRSSGSKLSTRNSSRDFPNAGDLSDVEFDSSLSNASGADSLAIQPQKLLILDARSYAAAVANRAKGGGCECPEYYPNCEVVFMGMANIHSIRRSFQSLRLLCTQMPDPGNWLSALESTKWLHHLSVLLKSALLVVHAVDRDQRPVLAHCSDGWDRTPQIVALAKLLLDPYYRTIEGFQVLVEMEWLDFGHKFADRCGHGENSDDLNERCPVFLQWLDCVHQLQRQFPCSFEFNEAFLVKLVQHTYSCLFGTFLCNNAKERGDKHTQERTCSVWSLLRAGNKAFKNLLYSSQSEAVLYPVCHVRNLMLWSAVYLPCPSPSTPVDDGCAPYPAPGTSPDEPPLSRLPKTRSFDNLTTACDNTVPLASRRSSDPSLNEKWQEHRRSLELSSLAGPGEEPLDPDSLGKPTKVLGGAELSVAAGVAEGQMENILQEATKEESGIEEPAHRGSIEMQEVKEEALLEKEIRVKTPEGSAMIFPQELELGDAALANHPGTSLSVFSRGIPEQQGGHSVLPHFLQESPRGEDAQEVPVEQPQIGAITEDREEAFLPIPVDAKVGYGTSQSSSLLPSQVPFEARGPETDSSMDMLIEDQVKSESGPEGHHRPCLVSSGWFSGKDMLPQTMEPRPSEKSLAERPQVGSVVHRTSPGSTHSPAHSPCALPLAECKEGLVCNGAPETENKALEQPPGLSTLQKHPTPNGHCTNGEVGRSKDSLSRQLSTTSCGSAHLHSRNLHHKWLHSHSGRPSTAGSPEQPSRSHLDDDGMPVYTDTIQQRLRQIESGHQQEVETLKKQVQELKSRLESQYLTSSLRFNGDFGDEVTSIPDSESNLDQNCLSRCSTEIFSEASWEQVDKQDTEMTRWLPDHLAAHCYACDSAFWLASRKHHCRNCGNVFCSSCCNQKVPVPSQQLFEPSRVCKSCYSSLHPTSSSIDLELDKPIAATSN
- the MTMR3 gene encoding myotubularin-related protein 3 isoform X3, whose translation is MDEETRHSLECIQANQIFPRKQLIREDENLQVPFLELHGESTEYVGRAEDAIIALSNYRLHIKFKESLVNVPLQLIESVECRDIFQLHLTCKDCKVIRCQFSTFEQCQEWLKRLNNAIRPPVKIEDLFSFAYHAWCMEVYASEKEQHGDLCRPGEHVTSRFKNEVERMGFDMNNAWRISNINEKYKLCGSYPQELIVPAWITDKELESVASFRSWKRIPAVVYRHQSNGAVIARCGQPEVSWWGWRNADDEHLVQSVAKACASDSRSSGSKLSTRNSSRDFPNAGDLSDVEFDSSLSNASGADSLAIQPQKLLILDARSYAAAVANRAKGGGCECPEYYPNCEVVFMGMANIHSIRRSFQSLRLLCTQMPDPGNWLSALESTKWLHHLSVLLKSALLVVHAVDRDQRPVLAHCSDGWDRTPQIVALAKLLLDPYYRTIEGFQVLVEMEWLDFGHKFADRCGHGENSDDLNERCPVFLQWLDCVHQLQRQFPCSFEFNEAFLVKLVQHTYSCLFGTFLCNNAKERGDKHTQERTCSVWSLLRAGNKAFKNLLYSSQSEAVLYPVCHVRNLMLWSAVYLPCPSPSTPVDDGCAPYPAPGTSPDEPPLSRLPKTRSFDNLTTACDNTVPLASRRSSDPSLNEKWQEHRRSLELSSLAGPGEEPLDPDSLGKPTKVLGGAELSVAAGVAEGQMENILQEATKEESGIEEPAHRGSIEMQEVKEEALLEKEIRVKTPEGSAMIFPQELELGDAALANHPGTSLSVFSRGIPEQQGGHSVLPHFLQESPRGEDAQEVPVEQPQIGAITEDREEAFLPIPVDAKVGYGTSQSSSLLPSQVPFEARGPETDSSMDMLIEDQVKSESGPEGHHRPCLVSSGWFSGKDMLPQTMEPRPSEKSLAERPQVGSVVHRTSPGSTHSPAHSPCALPLAECKEGLVCNGAPETENKALEQPPGLSTLQKHPTPNGHCTNGEVGRSKDSLSRQLSTTSCGSAHLHSRNLHHKWLHSHSGRPSTAGSPEQPSRSHLDDDGMPVYTDTIQQRLRQIESGHQQEVETLKKQVQELKSRLESQYLTSSLRFNGDFGDEVMTRWLPDHLAAHCYACDSAFWLASRKHHCRDTDRVDQTWNCGNVFCSSCCNQKVPVPSQQLFEPSRVCKSCYSSLHPTSSSIDLELDKPIAATSN